In one Bacillus sp. PK3_68 genomic region, the following are encoded:
- a CDS encoding FMN-dependent NADH-azoreductase, translating to MSKVLFIKANPRPIDQSVSVKLYYAFLESYKETHPHDEITELDLFQENLPYYGTDMINGMFKLAKGLELTTEEEAATVTVNKYLNPFLEADKVVIAFPLWNFTVPAALHTYLDYLSQAGKTFKYTPEGPVGLLTDKKVALLQARGGVYSEGPAQATEMSMNYVRTILGFWGVNDITTVIVEGHNQFPDRAEEIIEEGVRKAATAANTF from the coding sequence ATGTCTAAAGTTTTATTTATCAAAGCTAATCCACGACCAATCGATCAGTCTGTAAGTGTAAAGTTATATTATGCGTTCCTTGAGAGCTACAAAGAAACTCATCCGCACGATGAAATCACTGAGCTTGATTTGTTTCAAGAAAACTTGCCGTACTATGGCACAGATATGATTAACGGCATGTTTAAATTAGCAAAAGGCTTAGAATTAACAACTGAGGAAGAAGCAGCTACCGTTACTGTCAATAAATACTTGAATCCATTTCTGGAAGCAGACAAAGTCGTCATCGCCTTCCCACTCTGGAACTTTACTGTGCCTGCAGCGCTACATACGTATTTAGATTATTTGTCGCAAGCTGGCAAAACGTTCAAGTATACACCTGAAGGTCCAGTTGGTTTACTCACTGATAAAAAAGTGGCCCTTCTGCAAGCACGTGGTGGTGTTTACTCTGAAGGACCTGCACAAGCAACAGAAATGTCCATGAATTATGTAAGAACCATTCTTGGCTTCTGGGGAGTAAATGATATCACAACCGTTATTGTTGAAGGCCATAATCAATTCCCTGACAGAGCCGAAGAAATTATTGAAGAAGGCGTAAGGAAGGCCGCAACAGCGGCCAACACATTTTAA
- a CDS encoding glycoside hydrolase family 18 protein, whose protein sequence is MQIHVVQQGQSVYRIAQIYGTTVQAIAQANELPDPSRLVVGQALVIPVTGRYHRVRQGESLSVIARTYGTTVSELARVNNISVSAPLQIGQRLYIPPRPKSTIDVLLYVEPQASVSEAIINEVRNRVGSLTYLAMFSYQVNRDGSLNAPTIDNIPAIARAARTINAMVISNIEEFQFSADLAHAIFTNDAAQNQLFGNIIQVANDVGYEDIHFDFELMRPEDRELYNTFLRKARDRLHAAGLMISAAVAPKASDVTTGIYGAHDYEAIGQIVDFVALMTYEWGYTYSEPQAVSPIGPVRNVVRYAVSVIPRNKILLGQNLYGYNWAAPYPPAGGPPARAVSPQQAIAIALRENAQIQYDYQAQAPFFQYIDDAGVQHEVWFEDARSIQAKFDLIKQFGLRGIMYWKLGLSFPQNWLLLEDNFTIRKRA, encoded by the coding sequence GTGCAGATCCATGTTGTCCAGCAGGGCCAAAGTGTATACCGGATTGCTCAAATTTACGGAACTACTGTGCAAGCGATTGCTCAGGCAAATGAATTGCCTGATCCTTCACGTCTCGTTGTCGGGCAGGCATTGGTTATTCCGGTTACAGGGCGATACCATCGGGTAAGGCAAGGAGAGTCGCTCTCCGTCATCGCAAGAACGTATGGCACAACTGTTAGCGAGCTTGCGCGTGTTAATAATATATCCGTGTCCGCTCCTCTTCAGATAGGGCAACGTCTATATATCCCTCCCCGGCCGAAGTCTACAATTGATGTGCTGCTTTATGTTGAACCACAAGCATCGGTGAGCGAAGCGATCATCAATGAAGTGCGCAATCGAGTTGGCTCTTTAACATATCTCGCCATGTTCAGCTATCAGGTCAATCGCGACGGATCGCTCAATGCCCCTACAATTGACAACATCCCTGCCATTGCTCGCGCTGCAAGGACGATCAATGCAATGGTTATCAGTAATATAGAAGAGTTCCAGTTTAGTGCTGATCTCGCGCATGCTATATTTACGAATGATGCCGCTCAAAATCAGTTATTTGGAAATATTATCCAAGTGGCTAATGATGTTGGTTATGAAGACATCCATTTTGACTTTGAATTGATGAGGCCTGAAGATCGCGAACTGTATAATACATTTTTGCGAAAAGCGAGAGACAGGCTTCACGCGGCCGGTTTAATGATATCGGCCGCTGTTGCACCGAAAGCGAGCGATGTGACAACTGGGATTTACGGCGCTCATGACTATGAAGCCATTGGGCAAATTGTTGATTTTGTGGCTCTGATGACTTATGAATGGGGATACACGTACAGTGAACCGCAAGCGGTTAGCCCGATTGGGCCAGTTAGAAATGTTGTGCGCTATGCCGTGAGCGTTATTCCGAGGAATAAAATATTGTTGGGGCAAAATTTGTATGGCTATAATTGGGCAGCTCCTTATCCACCAGCAGGAGGTCCGCCAGCAAGAGCTGTCAGTCCCCAGCAGGCAATCGCCATCGCATTAAGGGAAAATGCTCAAATTCAATATGATTACCAGGCGCAAGCGCCTTTCTTTCAGTACATCGATGATGCCGGAGTACAGCATGAAGTATGGTTTGAAGATGCGCGCAGCATTCAGGCAAAATTTGACCTGATCAAGCAATTTGGCTTAAGGGGGATTATGTATTGGAAACTTGGTCTCTCTTTTCCACAAAATTGGCTGCTGTTGGAGGATAACTTTACTATTAGAAAAAGAGCATAA
- a CDS encoding nucleoside deaminase, whose amino-acid sequence MDSFMKRALELAVENVQSGGQPFGAVLVKDGNIISEGVNELHKKYDVSGHAEMLAIRRAQEQLQTNDLSGYTIYASGEPCPMCFAAMYFAGIKEVFYCAAVEEAAAVGLTTSGKIYDDLKKSREERTLSMVHMPLNEGQANPMELWGKRS is encoded by the coding sequence TTGGATTCATTTATGAAGCGAGCGTTAGAATTAGCTGTGGAAAATGTTCAAAGCGGTGGCCAGCCATTTGGAGCAGTACTCGTGAAAGACGGCAACATCATCTCTGAGGGAGTCAATGAACTCCATAAAAAATATGATGTGAGCGGTCATGCGGAAATGCTGGCAATCCGGCGTGCACAAGAACAGCTACAGACAAATGACTTATCGGGTTATACGATATACGCAAGTGGGGAGCCTTGTCCGATGTGCTTTGCAGCTATGTATTTTGCGGGCATTAAAGAAGTTTTTTATTGCGCGGCTGTTGAGGAAGCAGCAGCAGTCGGACTGACCACCTCTGGAAAGATTTATGACGATTTAAAAAAATCGAGAGAAGAACGAACCCTTTCGATGGTTCACATGCCCCTTAATGAGGGACAAGCCAATCCTATGGAACTGTGGGGAAAGCGTTCCTAA
- a CDS encoding FbpB family small basic protein, whose amino-acid sequence MRIKHKKSLEELIQENKEQLLNDKQAIEKIEKRIEERHELKKLA is encoded by the coding sequence ATGCGCATCAAGCACAAGAAATCTCTTGAAGAGCTTATTCAAGAGAATAAGGAACAATTGCTTAATGATAAACAAGCGATTGAAAAGATTGAAAAGCGTATCGAAGAGCGCCATGAGTTAAAAAAGCTAGCTTAA
- a CDS encoding OsmC family protein → MTLHSFHLKAHWPGLRNDVGQIETGNLQTKVSIPPEMDGPGIGTNPDEMLLGAAATCYIITLAAMMERSHLEKDSLTMESEGIVEVINGIITYKTIIHRPIIVLNSQATDREVSLAKKLAEKAEKSCMISRALKGNVDIQLEPSIELGLSDS, encoded by the coding sequence ATGACATTACACAGTTTTCATTTAAAAGCACACTGGCCCGGCCTGCGCAATGATGTAGGCCAAATTGAAACGGGCAATTTACAAACAAAAGTATCCATTCCACCCGAAATGGACGGCCCCGGTATCGGCACAAACCCGGATGAGATGCTGCTTGGTGCTGCAGCTACCTGCTACATTATTACCTTAGCTGCCATGATGGAGCGCAGCCATCTCGAAAAAGACAGCTTGACGATGGAGTCGGAAGGCATAGTGGAAGTTATAAATGGGATCATTACCTACAAAACAATCATTCATCGTCCAATTATTGTATTGAATTCCCAGGCTACCGACAGGGAGGTGTCATTAGCAAAAAAACTTGCTGAAAAAGCGGAAAAATCTTGCATGATCAGTCGAGCGCTTAAAGGAAATGTTGATATCCAACTGGAACCCTCTATTGAATTGGGACTGTCCGATAGCTAG
- a CDS encoding alpha/beta hydrolase, translating to MIYEHSHIKHHVMQQYEDYLRLFKDKVEREYVQTRFGRTHVLKLGKEDGKPLFIFHGANCLNPMTLSWFEGLFADYKIYAPDTVGHPGFSDERRINPEDDSFALWANDLLDYYGIESCAFAGVSYGGGIVLRLAAFYPEKINCAILVVPAGISPFSKWWTIKKMLLPFTLYQLNDSTKQIEAVADAMSAGEMKTIDREIIATIFQHVKLEHDLPKLTTTQELQRYHSPTMVIAGMQDVFFPENKLFQRAAPLFGDLLEWRAYNMGHFPSRKHIERMNKDMSDFLVRHYHLTD from the coding sequence ATGATTTATGAGCACTCTCATATTAAACACCACGTAATGCAACAATATGAGGATTACTTGCGGTTATTTAAAGATAAAGTAGAAAGAGAATACGTACAGACAAGGTTTGGACGAACACATGTATTGAAACTCGGCAAAGAGGACGGCAAACCGTTATTCATTTTCCACGGCGCCAATTGCCTGAATCCAATGACACTTTCCTGGTTTGAGGGATTGTTTGCTGATTATAAAATTTATGCGCCGGATACAGTCGGTCATCCCGGTTTCAGCGATGAAAGACGAATCAATCCTGAAGATGACAGCTTTGCCTTATGGGCGAACGACTTGTTGGACTATTATGGGATTGAATCCTGTGCCTTTGCCGGTGTGTCTTACGGAGGCGGCATCGTTTTACGGCTTGCCGCTTTTTATCCGGAGAAAATAAACTGCGCTATCCTCGTTGTTCCGGCCGGGATCAGCCCTTTCTCTAAATGGTGGACGATAAAGAAAATGCTCCTTCCATTTACACTTTACCAATTGAACGATTCAACGAAGCAAATTGAAGCAGTGGCTGATGCCATGTCTGCGGGTGAAATGAAAACGATAGATAGAGAAATCATCGCCACAATCTTTCAACATGTCAAGCTTGAGCATGATTTGCCCAAATTAACGACAACACAAGAACTTCAACGTTATCACTCACCCACAATGGTGATTGCCGGCATGCAGGATGTTTTCTTTCCTGAGAATAAGCTATTTCAGAGGGCAGCCCCTCTCTTTGGAGACCTTCTTGAATGGCGAGCTTACAACATGGGACATTTTCCTTCAAGAAAACATATCGAGAGAATGAATAAGGACATGTCTGATTTTTTAGTTCGTCATTACCATTTAACCGACTGA
- a CDS encoding alpha/beta hydrolase, with amino-acid sequence MKNKSIYRSERGKQLILGKYEEYLQSFSCKIQREYVPTRFGRTHVLTMGKEDGKPLFILQGGNCINPVTLSWFEHLLSKYKVYAPDTIGHPGYSDETRISAKDESFALWITDLLDHYHIERCAFIGPSYGGGVILRLAAFRPQRIACAILAAPAGISLGSKTKMIKEIMMPLLLYKMSGSKKHLASIANTMSWGSMKAMDRKIIGMIFKYVSLEQDMPKLTTKSELKHYHSPTLLIAGKTDIFFPEDALLKKAVPLFGNLLEWRAYDMGHFPSSSHIEIINHDILAFLAAHYSSVEN; translated from the coding sequence ATGAAAAATAAATCCATCTACAGGAGTGAGCGAGGAAAACAGCTTATTCTTGGAAAGTATGAAGAGTACCTGCAATCATTCAGCTGTAAAATACAGAGAGAATATGTGCCGACAAGATTCGGCCGGACACATGTCTTAACGATGGGAAAAGAAGATGGAAAACCATTATTTATCCTTCAAGGTGGCAATTGTATTAACCCGGTCACCTTGTCCTGGTTTGAACACTTGCTCAGTAAATATAAAGTATATGCTCCCGATACAATCGGACATCCAGGTTATAGTGATGAAACGAGGATATCAGCCAAAGATGAGAGCTTCGCGTTGTGGATCACTGATCTTCTTGATCATTACCACATTGAGCGCTGTGCCTTTATCGGCCCTTCATATGGGGGCGGGGTTATTTTGCGGCTGGCAGCTTTTCGTCCCCAACGAATTGCCTGTGCTATACTTGCTGCTCCAGCAGGCATCAGCCTTGGTTCAAAAACAAAAATGATCAAAGAGATTATGATGCCTTTACTTCTTTACAAAATGAGCGGTTCAAAAAAACACCTTGCCTCCATTGCCAATACGATGTCTTGGGGCAGCATGAAAGCAATGGATAGAAAGATCATTGGGATGATTTTTAAGTATGTTTCCCTTGAGCAGGACATGCCAAAATTAACAACGAAAAGTGAATTAAAGCATTACCATTCTCCGACTTTGCTGATTGCCGGAAAGACTGATATTTTCTTCCCGGAGGATGCCTTATTAAAAAAAGCGGTTCCCCTTTTTGGGAACCTGCTGGAGTGGCGGGCGTATGATATGGGGCATTTCCCTTCCTCTTCACATATTGAGATCATCAACCATGATATCCTCGCTTTTCTGGCTGCACACTATTCATCTGTCGAGAACTGA
- a CDS encoding APC family permease — translation MALKAAQSSLPPNSGKPGLKRSLSFWDLLIYGMVFMVPIAPFGIYGVVAQGSNGMVALAYLIGMAGMIFTAFSYARMSEAFPIAGSVYAYAQRGINESVGFIAGWLILLDYVFIPSLLYLVSAAALSDVVPQVPMLVWVVAFIAINTLINILGIEFTAKANKIIVVIELIILAIFITVGVLAIVKGVNGAEFNIKPLYDESKFSMSVVMGAVSIAVLSFLGFDGISTLAEESKEGSKAIGKACVYALLTVGILFIIQTWVAALIWPDYETFKNPDVAFYQVAEVVGGPWLKMLTLLATVFSWGIANALVAQAAISRILYSMARDRKLPVLLAKIHPKYNTPYTSTIVIAVISIIVTFFFSSQLDKLASVVNFGALSSFLFLHLSVINYYMGKQKSRDYVRHLILPLIGFIIIGYVWFNLDPLSKQLGFSWLGIGILYLLFLKIKKRDMSLDIE, via the coding sequence ATGGCACTTAAAGCGGCACAATCATCATTACCCCCAAACTCGGGTAAGCCAGGTCTGAAGCGTTCTTTGTCCTTTTGGGATTTATTGATTTACGGAATGGTTTTTATGGTCCCCATTGCGCCTTTTGGAATCTATGGTGTGGTGGCTCAAGGGTCGAATGGGATGGTGGCCCTTGCTTATCTAATCGGAATGGCCGGCATGATTTTTACTGCATTTAGTTATGCTCGCATGTCAGAAGCTTTTCCGATTGCCGGATCTGTCTATGCTTATGCCCAGCGAGGAATCAACGAATCGGTAGGATTTATCGCTGGCTGGCTCATTCTTCTAGATTACGTTTTCATTCCGTCTTTGCTCTATTTAGTCAGCGCAGCAGCCTTGAGCGATGTTGTTCCGCAAGTTCCGATGCTCGTATGGGTAGTAGCCTTTATTGCGATTAATACATTAATCAATATTTTAGGCATTGAATTCACCGCTAAGGCAAATAAAATTATTGTTGTGATTGAGTTGATCATCTTAGCTATCTTTATCACAGTAGGTGTACTCGCTATTGTAAAAGGAGTCAACGGGGCGGAGTTCAACATTAAACCGCTTTACGATGAGAGTAAATTTAGTATGAGCGTAGTTATGGGGGCTGTTTCAATCGCCGTGTTGAGCTTTCTCGGCTTTGATGGTATTTCTACCCTTGCGGAAGAATCAAAAGAAGGAAGCAAGGCAATTGGCAAAGCATGTGTGTATGCTCTGTTAACCGTCGGCATTCTATTCATTATTCAAACATGGGTTGCAGCATTAATTTGGCCTGATTATGAAACATTTAAAAATCCGGACGTCGCTTTTTACCAAGTTGCCGAAGTTGTCGGCGGACCCTGGCTGAAAATGTTGACTTTGTTGGCCACAGTCTTTTCCTGGGGAATCGCCAATGCACTTGTGGCCCAAGCCGCCATTTCGCGCATTCTTTATAGCATGGCGCGTGACCGCAAGCTGCCGGTATTATTAGCGAAAATTCACCCTAAATATAATACACCTTACACGAGCACCATAGTCATTGCAGTTATTTCTATTATTGTAACATTCTTTTTCTCTTCGCAGCTGGATAAGTTGGCGTCTGTAGTAAACTTTGGGGCATTGTCATCTTTCTTGTTTTTGCATCTATCTGTGATCAACTATTACATGGGTAAGCAGAAGAGCAGAGATTATGTGCGCCATCTAATTTTACCTTTGATTGGGTTCATTATTATTGGCTATGTGTGGTTCAATCTCGATCCGCTTTCCAAGCAACTTGGCTTTTCTTGGCTTGGCATCGGTATCCTTTATCTGCTTTTTTTAAAGATTAAGAAGAGAGACATGTCACTGGATATTGAATGA
- a CDS encoding acetamidase/formamidase family protein, translated as MSHTHAPVLRVASGTEVVIDTYDCFLNQITSADTAFNAIDWSQINPATGPIYIEDAEPGDILSVTIHKIELEKQGVMATGPQLGTMGHRIEEFSVKVVPIENGKAIFNKDIALPLNPMIGVIGVAPKEGEVPCGTPGDHGGNMDTTLIAEGATVYFPVFHPGALFSLGDVHAAMGDGEVGVSGIEIPAKVTVTLRVIKGSSIETPLVENEEGIAFLVSKETLDEAADQSVEHLVDYLLQRTSMKIDEVTMLLSAAGHVQVSQIVDPLKTARCFLSKDILKKLGIKEIFQEG; from the coding sequence ATGAGTCATACACATGCGCCTGTTTTAAGAGTAGCCTCTGGCACAGAGGTAGTGATTGACACTTATGACTGTTTTCTTAATCAAATTACTTCTGCTGATACTGCATTCAATGCAATTGATTGGTCGCAAATTAATCCAGCGACAGGTCCTATTTATATAGAAGATGCAGAGCCGGGAGATATTTTGTCCGTGACAATCCATAAGATTGAGCTTGAAAAACAGGGAGTGATGGCAACGGGACCGCAATTAGGAACCATGGGTCACCGTATAGAAGAGTTTTCTGTGAAAGTGGTGCCGATTGAAAATGGAAAAGCCATTTTTAATAAAGATATAGCACTGCCTTTGAACCCGATGATTGGGGTCATCGGTGTGGCTCCTAAAGAGGGAGAAGTGCCCTGCGGAACACCAGGGGATCATGGAGGCAACATGGATACAACGTTAATCGCCGAGGGGGCAACGGTTTATTTTCCTGTTTTCCATCCAGGAGCTCTCTTTTCTTTGGGGGATGTCCATGCGGCTATGGGAGACGGAGAAGTTGGCGTATCAGGGATAGAAATTCCCGCAAAGGTCACAGTAACCTTACGAGTCATTAAAGGTTCATCGATCGAGACGCCCCTTGTTGAAAATGAGGAAGGAATTGCTTTTCTCGTTTCTAAAGAAACACTTGATGAAGCTGCTGATCAATCAGTAGAACACCTAGTTGATTATTTATTGCAACGTACAAGTATGAAGATTGACGAAGTGACGATGCTGTTAAGCGCGGCTGGCCATGTGCAGGTAAGCCAGATTGTTGATCCGTTAAAAACAGCTCGTTGTTTTCTTTCTAAAGATATTTTGAAGAAGCTTGGCATCAAAGAAATTTTTCAGGAGGGATAA
- a CDS encoding helix-turn-helix domain-containing protein, whose product MNILLVDDEPLELEQLAFLIGERYPLWSVFTAEDAAQARKVLISQSIHLALVDIHMPGESGLDLCAYIRNEHEAECILITAFQEFDYAKQAIRLQVLDYIVKPVISKELYHVLDAFKEKHRYLEGSPPIQEALAIIHQHYQTKLNLSELAERIHVAPTYLSRKFSEELGVSFQEYLVKYRIEKAKKLLKEEPHWSMSKIAEETGFSSQNHFNYTFKKLVHFSPRQYKESLIDD is encoded by the coding sequence ATGAACATATTACTGGTAGATGATGAACCGTTAGAATTAGAGCAATTGGCGTTTCTCATTGGTGAAAGGTATCCGCTATGGTCGGTTTTTACAGCAGAAGACGCCGCTCAAGCGAGGAAAGTTTTAATCAGCCAATCTATCCATTTGGCTTTAGTCGATATTCATATGCCGGGAGAATCAGGACTTGATCTTTGCGCATATATACGCAACGAACACGAGGCTGAATGCATATTAATCACAGCATTCCAAGAGTTTGATTATGCTAAGCAGGCGATCCGCTTGCAGGTGCTTGACTATATTGTTAAACCAGTGATCAGCAAAGAGCTTTATCATGTGTTGGATGCTTTCAAAGAAAAGCACCGTTACCTAGAAGGTTCACCGCCCATCCAAGAAGCGCTCGCTATTATTCATCAACATTATCAGACCAAGTTAAATTTATCTGAGTTGGCAGAGAGGATTCATGTAGCGCCAACCTACTTAAGTCGTAAATTCTCCGAAGAGCTAGGTGTCAGCTTTCAGGAATATCTGGTCAAGTATCGAATTGAAAAAGCCAAAAAGCTTTTAAAAGAGGAGCCTCATTGGAGCATGAGTAAAATTGCAGAAGAGACCGGGTTTTCGAGCCAAAACCACTTCAATTATACATTTAAAAAACTCGTCCATTTTTCGCCGAGGCAATACAAGGAGAGTTTGATCGATGATTGA